In Pseudosulfitobacter pseudonitzschiae, the sequence GCCTTCTTGGCCAGCGCTTCGGCCTCGGCCAGAACCTTGGCCGTGTTGTTATCCAGATAGACCTGCGCCGCTTCGCCGGTGACGCGGGGCATCTTGTCCAACGACAAGGTCAGCGCTTCGGTCACGCGGGCGGGCTTCCCACCGGCCCGTCCGATCAGATTGCTGGCCAACCCCTGATCATCATCCATCAATGCTTTCAATATGTGCTCGGGCGCCAGACGCTGATGGCTTTCCCGTGTGGCGATCGTCTGCGCTGCTTGCACGAAACCGCGCGACCGCTCTGTGAACTTGGACAAGTCCATAGATATTCTCCTTTGTAAAAGCGCCCCGATAATGCCGCGTGCCTGACTATGCAGCACACGCAACGGTGAAGGGCCTTGATCCCAATTTGGGCACCCCGAGATCATCGTTCAAGATTTCGTTAGATAGAAATCGCCGGTTTTGCGCCAAGGTCGGTTTACAGGGATGCCTGATCCCCGCCCGTCGCTGTGTAGCACCGAAATAGACGCAGCCGCCCATCCCACAAGGAATCTACAGCAATCGCTTCGATAATAATCACTATAAGTCAATGACTTATAAAGAGCCACTCACTCATGAAACAAAAACTACATATGAAACGTTTATTATCTACAAGACAACAAACAGGTGTCAGAATGCAACATCCGGTTGAGCTAAACAGCGTGATCTACAATGCAACGACGCAAAGTTTCGAAGCATTGGTCACAGTCCACGCGCCCCAAGGTGCGCGCAAGTATGCGTGCGCCATCGATGCACCGATCACAATGACATACGCCAATGCGGCTTCGGGCCTCGCAACGCAGGCGCTGCGGCGTCATGCGGGACCGCACGGCCTGTCGTCTTCTTCTACTTTGACCGACGCGCAGAACCGAGCCCGTGCGGGCAAGTTCCAAACGCGCCAGAACGTGAAAATGAACCCCATTGCTATGCTGCGTCGCCTCGCTGCATAGCATAGCGGCTTGGTCGAATGTGTAATCTGTCCCCGCACATTTGACGCCGCGCTTCCAGAGACATGTGCCTGCCTGCTAGGTCTCTGATGCTCTGCCCGGATGCGCTTTTGGCCATCCGGGCTTTTTTGCCGACATGCGCCGCCCCGCAGACTTGCCGCAAGCAGCCCATTCGCGCTAAGC encodes:
- a CDS encoding orotidine 5-phosphate decarboxylase, encoding MKQKLHMKRLLSTRQQTGVRMQHPVELNSVIYNATTQSFEALVTVHAPQGARKYACAIDAPITMTYANAASGLATQALRRHAGPHGLSSSSTLTDAQNRARAGKFQTRQNVKMNPIAMLRRLAA